One stretch of Tribolium castaneum strain GA2 chromosome 5, icTriCast1.1, whole genome shotgun sequence DNA includes these proteins:
- the kto gene encoding mediator of RNA polymerase II transcription subunit 12 isoform X2 — protein sequence MFNSSLLYEKRPLKKPKIGPPDVYPQEPKQKEDELTSVNVKHGFLTMTHLSDEFGTARNCNISASKVGDYFNDIIKRKEELSMLPDSGRKRQQINPKDNFWPATIRTKNAIELWFKDLAGNKPLMHLSKKAPNFNKKEEIFIMLCEYQVPMMRAAWFIKLSSAYTVAVSEAKIKKRQMPDPTTEWTGTMLKFLKEQILKLQDYYSQGEKPPQTPSLTQAATTETEQKLAMRHWIYCTQLLKYMYEEGLMDRQEVLTWILELLEKMRSQPSDDGILRLLMPLCLQYLDEFVQSELLSRRLAHLCCKKLGYMLNNVAENNLITSPQSETKTEQKDNEKEKKDVPVTNPMQSTLMEYQNCPHHRDIVLQLSTVIQTITLECPTALVWCGTGVGSVWHGSPLDLLPMVPSSLPMAARCDMNTYRKQLQFAEHCIRERSKRAEGRWCTEKWQNSSAGTITNRVLAALDALDRHRFDKMDSTNSLDTLYTKVFGGNSDQENSVVKLLCEWAVSPERTGEHRALAVAALLDRRQSDSATNGDQETAPGDDKDSNCSVPGGPPMFQQLLMKFLDSDAPVPAPDDCPQKKTAFSNLVHLFAELIRRDVFSHDAYMCTLISRGDLLGPEETTDVSTSHQSHHTKLEDHSHNMDFDDATIDHDLDKILQNIKEDQQNSMDVPDSPKEHDHGHHPHQSSIGHVPMETDHNDHKVKPSRHLLYTTHFPLYQDDPFSQHDCNQRHVLLYGVGKVRDEARHTVKKMSKEICKLFSKKFSIDVAEGGKVKKHSRNEFNFEATTQKCQSLSYFDQHLVTWQCSVTVIEMLNSFATGNSNYLPVQEHVAFLFDLMELALNIYGLIDVCIQILKELPEVETQLYNKNSVLTRNYTTSLSLYVVGVLRRYHCCLLLSPEQTSAVFEGLCKVVKHVSNPGDCSSAERCILAHLYDLYSSCSLLKSKPHTGEPFGNAYPKIRQALYTALQPTPSSNYVYNSGYMQEVFTNPRRGGRIESSWARPLNESANNRYSFVSNAVIYVCRETDNERLNDLAIMCAEMTACCNSLASEWLGVLLALCCPIAHPGYYTDVLAQLDIQDVSIHNALAVFTCILIARHCFSLEDFVGRVALPSLLKVKTLDNGSGAAEGGMRLTCHLLLRLFRTAEGPQPGLYSVGSPPLTAPRPPLGVRLSCDRHLLAAAHRNIHVGPVLAVLKAVLIVGDATAREGTELSISHILGTSDLMSGGDGPSLDLAVDMEVCGSRTAHRQSSTGNAESTASLSAFACHVLREICSQQWVLERCLSHPEELCDSDNLLDPLLSHSQAQRLLHMICYPDAGTSIEELDQKSMISRILENLEQWTLRMSWLDLQLMFRQFTPNSQELSQWLDTVAKAAIDVFQLNSSSSNSPKSDEKKPEIKNRAQNSIWLVAPLVSKLPSAVQGRVLKVAGQVLESGGWCKETKSKGRGGSDSQSLLSHQPFLTLVLTCLKGQEEGQREGLLSSLHQQLSQLVQLARDGNLQDICNNERTLDGLQLRFALVGGVFEAFQRNPSATTDWALLLVQLVTNGLIDLHTHSELFTTVIDMLATLIHSALATDSQDEGRKMYQNLMKKLKKEVGERHNASLQHVRQLLPLPRSVTEIIAVEPIGWVTDGKGNKISFDSLDKKHGFQVTDKQRVSSWDILEGMKNPAPLFWAWFGAVRLERKPLTGEDNHRLLKYHTHNLQRPPSHYLDPPPLPPEDLEPVPDKPLKDCDLKADTPSSVDQSPAAMGKGRGKGQRRPRKPKTVPGQLPVNPMGMNQPQMGQGQMPMQVPGPNPQMHNMGGYGQGPMPQQGQQYGNNQQQWYNQQQQQQGYYPPQMANVNRFERPQINQSKQALSNLLRSRHPLNMGPTAQTPQGPGPQANYGPMRSFPRQPMRQQHPGAIQQNQNMFPQQYGSMQAGMNQLYGNYGGTPNTMMPNNMQASQQMMQGSQPNMFAGQQQGFGQPRPPQPDYRGMAQNPRAQYMQQAPNVTMNANMNTMGGMGGQGGPAPPYSRQTPQGMQQGVQQPNQFQQQRMRQQMMAMQQQQQQQGGPQGNTSSLVAHLQRQMNPNPYQHQPPPYNM from the exons ATGTTCAATAGCAGCCTTTTGTACGAAAAACGACCTTTGAAAAAGCCGAAAATCGGCCCTCCGGACGTTTACCCGCAAGAACCGAAGCAAAAAGAAGACGAGTTGACGAGTGTCAACGTTAAACATGGGTTCCTGACAATGACCCACTTAAGCGACGAATTTGGAACGGCCAGAAACTGCAATATTTCGGCAAGCAAAGTCGGGGATTATTTCAATGACATTATCAAACGCAAAGAGGAGTTGAGCATGTTGCCCGATTCCGGCAGGAAGCGGCAACAAATCAACCCCAAAGACAACTTCTGGCCCGCCACAATACGAACAAAAAATGCCATAGAACTCTGGTTTAAGGATCTAGCTGGGAACAAACCATTGATGCACTTGTCGAAAAAAGCGCCCAATTTCAACAAGAAAGAGGAGATTTTTATAATGCTGTGCGAGTATCAGGTGCCTATGATGCGGGCCGCCTGGTTTATCAAGTTGAGTTCGGCTTACACAGTTGCCGTGTCCGAggccaaaatcaaaaaacggcAAATGCCAGACCCGACTACAG AATGGACCGGAACGATGCTAAAATTCCTCAAAGAACAAATCCTCAAACTGCAAGACTATTACTCCCAAGGTGAAAAGCCCCCTCAAACCCCTTCTCTGACCCAGGCTGCGACCACCGAAACTGAGCAAAAACTCGCAATGCGTCATTGGATTTACTGCACACAGTTGCTCAAATACATGTATGAGGAGGGCCTCATGGACAGGCAAGAAGTCCTGACCTGGATTCTcgaacttttggaaaaaatgaggTCACAACCGTCCGATGACGGCATTTTGCGCCTTTTGATGCCTTTATGTTTGCAATATTTGGACGAATTCGTCCAATCTGAGTTGTTATCGCGACGTTTGGCGCATTTGTGTTGCAAAAAACTTGGCTACATGTTGAATAACGTCGCGGAAAATAATCTAATCACCTCGCCCCAAAGTGAGACAAAGACGGAGCAAAAAGACAACGAAAAGGAAAAGAAGGATGTGCCGGTGACCAATCCCATGCAAAGCACGCTCATGGAGTACCAAAATTGCCCACATCATCGGGATATTG TGTTACAGCTGAGCACTGTTATTCAAACTATAACTCTTGAATGCCCGACGGCCCTAGTCTGGTGTGGTACTGGCGTTGGTAGTGTTTGGCACGGGTCTCCCCTAGATTTACTACCAATGGTACCATCGTCACTCCCGATGGCGGCGCGCTGCGACATGAACACCTACCGGAAACAATTGCAATTTGCCGAACATTGCATAAGAGAAAGGAGCAAAAGGGCCGAAGGCCGCTGGTGTACggaaaaatggcaaaattcGTCGGCCG GAACAATCACAAATCGTGTGTTGGCCGCGTTGGACGCCCTCGACCGCCACCGCTTCGACAAAATGGACTCGACCAACTCCCTTGACACTCTCTACACCAAGGTTTTTGGCGGTAACAGTGACCAGGAAAATTCCGTAGTAAAGTTATTATGTGAGTGGGCCGTTTCGCCCGAACGCACAGGTGAACACCGGGCCTTGGCGGTGGCGGCGCTTCTGGACCGCCGCCAGTCCGATTCGGCCACAAACGGGGACCAGGAAACCGCCCCCGGGGACGATAAAGACTCGAATTGTTCCGTACCAGGGGGGCCTCCAATGTTCCAACAACTGTTGATGAAGTTTTTGGATAGTGACGCTCCAGTGCCGGCACCTGATGACTGTCCGCAGAAAAAAACCGCCTTTTCGAATTTAGTTCATCTGTTTGCTGAGTTGATAAGGAGAGACGTTTTCTCACATGATGCCTACATGTGTACGTTGATTTCGAGGGGCGATTTGCTGGGGCCCGAGGAAACCACCGATGTGAGCACAAGCCACCAGTCACATCACACGAAATTAGAG GACCATTCGCACAATATGGATTTTGACGACGCGACAATTGACCACGACTTGGACAAAATCCTGCAGAACATTAAAGAGGACCAACAAAACTCCATGGACGTGCCTGACAGCCCCAAAGAGCACGACCATGGGCACCACCCGCACCAATCGTCCATCGGCCATGTGCCCATGGAGACGGACCACAATGACCATAAAGTCAAGCCTTCACGCCACCTTCTCTACACCACCCATTTCCCCTTGTACCAAGACGACCCATTCTCCCAGCACGATTGCAACCAACGACACGTCCTCCTCTATGGAGTGGGTAAAGTCCGAGACGAGGCGCGACACACAGTTAAGAAAATGTCAAAGGAAATTTGTAAACTTTTCTCGAAGAAATTCAGTATAGACGTGGCCGAAGGCGGCAAAGTTAAGAAACACTCGCgcaatgaatttaatttcgaaGCTACCACACAAAAATGTCAAAGTTTGAGCTACTTTGACCAGCATTTGGTCACATGGCAGTGCAGTGTGACTGTTATCGAAATGTTGAATTCTTTCGCCACCGGTAACTCGAATTATCTACCGGTCCAGGAACATGTAGCGTTTCTCTTCGATTTAATGGAGTTGGCGTTAAATATTTACGGTCTGATTGATGTTTGCATCCAGATCTTGAAAGAACTCCCAGAGGTTGAGACCCaattgtataataaaaattcagtCCTGACCCGAAACTACACAACTTCTTTGAGTCTCTACGTTGTGGGGGTCTTGCGACGATATCATTGTTGTTTGTTGT TATCACCGGAACAAACCTCTGCCGTTTTTGAAGGGCTTTGCAAGGTGGTTAAACACGTGAGCAATCCAGGCGATTGTAGTTCGGCTGAACGGTGCATTCTGGCCCACTTGTACGATCTTTACTCGTCTTGTAGTCTTTTAAAATCGAAGCCTCACACCGGGGAACCGTTCGGGAATGCGTACCCAAAGATCCGGCAGGCTTTATACACTGCCTTGCAGCCGACGCCGAGTAGTAATTATGTGTACAACTCAGGTTATATGCAGGAGGTTTTTACCAATCCGAGGCGAGGTGGCCGAATTGAGAGCTCGTGGGCGAGGCCGTTGAACGAAAGCGCAAATAACAG ATATTCATTTGTTAGTAATGCGGTTATCTACGTTTGTCGCGAAACAGACAACGAAAGGTTGAACGATTTGGCAATAATGTGTGCCGAAATGACGGCTTGTTGTAACTCATTGGCATCGGAATGGCTGGGTGTTTTATTGGCCCTATGTTGCCCTATTGCCCATCCTGGGTACTACACCGACGTGTTGGCGCAGCTTGACATACAa gaCGTGAGCATACACAACGCTTTGGCCGTTTTTACGTGTATTTTAATCGCGAGACATTGTTTCTCGCTGGAGGATTTCGTAGGCAGGGTTGCTTTACCCAGCCTATTGAAG GTGAAAACGTTGGATAATGGGAGTGGCGCTGCCGAGGGCGGCATGCGCCTCACATGCCACCTCCTCCTGCGACTTTTCCGCACAGCTGAGGGCCCCCAGCCTGGCTTGTATTCCGTCGGTTCGCCGCCTTTGACAGCCCCCAGGCCTCCGCTGGGAGTGCGTCTCAGCTGCGACCGTCATTTGCTAGCCGCAGCGCACCGTAATATTCACGTGGGGCCCGTTTTAGCAGTTCTGAAGGCTGTTTTAATCGTTGGGGACGCCACAGCTCGTGAAGGCACCGAACTCAGCATTTCACATATCTTGGGGACCAGTGATTTGATGAGTGGGGGCGATGGTCCGTCCTTAGACCTGGC GGTAGACATGGAGGTCTGCGGCTCCAGGACGGCCCATAG ACAATCAAGCACCGGTAACGCCGAAAGCACGGCCTCCTTATCAGCCTTCGCCTGTCACGTATTGCGTGAAATTTGCTCCCAACAGTGGGTCCTGGAGCGCTGTCTCTCCCATCCGGAGGAACTTTGCGACTCTGATAATCTCCTAGACCCGCTTTTGTCGCATTCGCAAGCTCAAAGACTGCTTCATATGATCTGTTACCCCGATGCTGGGACCAGTATCGAAGAATTGGATCAGAAAAGTATGATAAGTcggattttagaaaatttggaACAGTGGACATTGCGTATGTCGTGGCTCGACTTGCAATTAATGTTCCGACAGTTCACTCCCAACTCTCAGGAGTTGTCTCAATGGCTGGATACGGTAGCTAAAGCCGCTATTGACGTGTTCCAATTAAACTCGTCTTCGTCGAATTCGCCCAAATCCGACGAGAAAAAACCGGAAATTAAAAATCGGGCGCAGAATTCCATTTGGTTGGTGGCGCCTCTCGTGTCGAAACTGCCAAGTGCGGTTCAAGGTCGGGTCCTTAAAGTGGCCGGTCAGGTGCTTGAAAGTGGGGGTTGGTGCAAGGAAACTAAGAGTAAAGGACGTGGAGGGAGTGATAGTCAGAGTCTTTTGAGTCATCAGCCCTTCCTGACTTTGGTTCTGACCTGTTTGAAGGGTCAGGAGGAGGGCCAAAGGGAAGGTCTCTTGTCCAGTCTCCACCAGCAGTTATCACAGTTGGTGCAGCTGGCACGTGACGGCAATTTGCAAGACATTTGCAACAATGAACGCACCCTTGATGGGTTACAATTGCGCTTTGCGCTGGTAGGTGGCGTGTTTGAGGCGTTCCAGAGGAACCCATCAGCGACCACCGATTGGGCGTTGCTTTTGGTACAGTTGGTAACCAATGGATTGATTGATTTGCACACGCATAGCGAGTTGTTTACCACTGTTATCGACATGTTGGCAACATTGATTCATTCGGCGCTGGCGACTGATAGTCAG GATGAGGGCCGGAAAATGTATCAgaatttgatgaaaaaattgaaaaaggaAGTGGGTGAGAGACATAACGCCTCGTTACAACATGTGAGACAACTGCTTCCGTTACCGCGGAGCGTAACCGAAATAATTGCGGTTGAACCGATCGGTTGGGTCACCGATGGCAAAGGGAATAAGATCAGTTTCGACAGTTTGGATAAGAAACACGGTTTTCAG GTGACTGATAAGCAACGCGTGAGCAGTTGGGACATCCTCGAGGGTATGAAAAACCCAGCCCCCTTGTTCTGGGCCTGGTTCGGGGCAGTCCGCCTTGAACGCAAGCCCCTGACCGGGGAAGACAACCATCGCCTCCTCAAATACCACACTCACAACCTCCAGCGGCCCCCATCGCACTACTTGGACCCTCCGCCACTCCCACCAGAGGATTTGGAGCCCGTCCCCGACAAGCCG CTAAAGGACTGTGACCTGAAGGCGGACACTCCCTCCTCGGTGGACCAGAGCCCAGCTGCGATGGGCAAAGGCCGTGGTAAAGGTCAGCGACGTCCCCGCAAACCCAAAACCGTCCCAGGACAACTTCCCGTCAATCCCATGGGCATGAACCAGCCCCAGATGGGTCAAGGACAAATGCCCATGCAAGTGCCCGGACCCAACCCACAAATGCACAATATGGGCGGCTACGGACAGGGGCCCATGCCGCAGCAAGGCCAACAGTATGGTAATAACCAACAGCAATGGTACAACCAACAACAGCAACAGCAGGGCTATTACCCGCCTCAAATGGCCAACG TTAACCGCTTCGAAAGGCCGCAGATTAATCAATCCAAGCAAGCGCTTTCTAATTTGCTGCGTTCGCGGCATCCCCTGAACATGGGGCCCACTGCACAAACCCCGCAAGGGCCGGGGCCCCAAGCTAACTACGGGCCCATGAGGAGCTTCCCGAGACAGCCAATGCGGCAACAACACCCAGGGGCGATCCAGCAGAACCAG AACATGTTCCCGCAGCAGTACGGCTCCATGCAAGCCGGCATGAACCAGCTGTATGGCAACTACGGGGGCACACCCAACACCATGATGCCCAACAACATGCAGGCGAGTCAGCAGATGATGCAGGGCTCGCAGCCGAACATGTTCGCCGGTCAGCAGCAAGGGTTCGGGCAGCCGAGGCCCCCACAGCCCGACTATCGCGGCATGGCCCAAAACCCCCGGGCTCAGTACATGCAACAAGCGCCAAACGTGACAATGAACGCCAATATGAACACGATGGGCGGGATGGGGGGCCAAGGGGGCCCAGCACCGCCCTACTCGAGACAAACCCCGCAAGGGATGCAACAAGGGGTGCAGCAACCCAACCAGTTCCAGCAACAGAGGATGAGACAGCAGATGATGGCCATGCAACAACAACAGCAACAACAAGGGGGGCCACAAGGAAATACGTCCTCGTTAGTGGCGCATTTGCAGAGGCAGATGAATCCTAACCCGTACCAGCATCAGCCCCCACCGTATAATATGTAA